The proteins below are encoded in one region of Hordeum vulgare subsp. vulgare chromosome 3H, MorexV3_pseudomolecules_assembly, whole genome shotgun sequence:
- the LOC123445003 gene encoding degreening-related gene dee76 protein-like isoform X1, with product MSFFSRMASRLQPSTPEEVVLCIKDSFLPLPLPTKTGAGALEEVEKNISSLRKVLTGDGEAGANQEQVLQIALEICKEGVLSLFVQNLPSLGWGVRKDLVICWCILLGQKVDENYCCVKYIEDHTELLDFLVGCYKKSDLAQNCGIMVRECVKHPTLAKYILESDSFELFFEYVELPNFDIASDALSTFKDLLTKHETVVSVFLSSHYEQFFERYTRILTSSNYVTRRQSVKFLSEFLLEASNSKIMKRYIQEVRFLNIMIGLLKDSSKNIRICAFHVFKVFVANPNKPRGIIEALRDNRRELLKLLHGLPASKGEDELDEERDMIIQKIENL from the exons ATGTCATTCTTCTCCCGGATGGCGTCGCGGCTGCAGCCGTCGACGCCGGAGGAGGTGGTCCTCTGCATCAAGGACtccttcctccccctccccctccccaccAAGACCGGCGCCGGG GCTCTCGAAGAGGTTGAGAAAAACATCTCCTCCTTGCGGAAAGTGCTCACTGGTGATGGAGAAGCAGGAGCAAATCAAGAGCAAGTTCTCCAGATAGCACTTGAAATTTGCAAGGAGGGCGTGCTTTCCCTCTTTGTTCAGAATCTGCCTTCCTTGGGTTGGGGA GTAAGAAAAGATTTGGTTATTTGCTGGTGCATTTTGCTTGGGCAGAAAGTTGATGAGAATTATTGCTGTGTGAAGTATATCGAAGATCACACGGAGCTTTTAGATTTCCTAGTTGGTTG CTACAAGAAGTCGGACCTTGCACAGAACTGTGGTATTATGGTGAGAGAATGCGTAAAACATCCAACCCTTGCAAA ATATATCTTGGAATCTGATAGCTTTGAGCTGTTTTTCGAGTATGTTGAGCTGCCGAACTTCGACATTGCTTCTGATGCTCTAAGCACCTTCAAG GATTTGCTTACCAAACATGAAACTGTTGTGTCTGTGTTCTTGAGCTCCCACTACGAGCAG TTCTTCGAACGCTACACAAGGATCTTAACATCAAGTAATTATGTAACAAGGCGTCAGTCGGTGAAG TTCCTTTCAGAATTTCTATTGGAGGCTTCAAACTCTAAAATAATGAAGCGATACATTCAGGAAGTTCGTTTCCTAAATATTATGATTGGTCTACTGAAG GATTCAAGCAAAAACATCAGAATATGTGCCTTCCACGTTTTTAAG GTGTTTGTTGCCAATCCAAACAAGCCTCGTGGTATTATTGAAGCTTTGCGAGATAATCGCAGAGAATTGTTGAAACTACTCCACGGTCTTCctgcaagtaaag GCGAAGATGAACTTGACGAGGAGAGAGACATGATCATTCAGAAAATCGAGAATTTGTAA
- the LOC123445003 gene encoding calcium-binding protein 39-like isoform X2, with protein sequence MSFFSRMASRLQPSTPEEVVLCIKDSFLPLPLPTKTGAGALEEVEKNISSLRKVLTGDGEAGANQEQVLQIALEICKEGVLSLFVQNLPSLGWGKVDENYCCVKYIEDHTELLDFLVGCYKKSDLAQNCGIMVRECVKHPTLAKYILESDSFELFFEYVELPNFDIASDALSTFKDLLTKHETVVSVFLSSHYEQFFERYTRILTSSNYVTRRQSVKFLSEFLLEASNSKIMKRYIQEVRFLNIMIGLLKDSSKNIRICAFHVFKVFVANPNKPRGIIEALRDNRRELLKLLHGLPASKGEDELDEERDMIIQKIENL encoded by the exons ATGTCATTCTTCTCCCGGATGGCGTCGCGGCTGCAGCCGTCGACGCCGGAGGAGGTGGTCCTCTGCATCAAGGACtccttcctccccctccccctccccaccAAGACCGGCGCCGGG GCTCTCGAAGAGGTTGAGAAAAACATCTCCTCCTTGCGGAAAGTGCTCACTGGTGATGGAGAAGCAGGAGCAAATCAAGAGCAAGTTCTCCAGATAGCACTTGAAATTTGCAAGGAGGGCGTGCTTTCCCTCTTTGTTCAGAATCTGCCTTCCTTGGGTTGGGGA AAAGTTGATGAGAATTATTGCTGTGTGAAGTATATCGAAGATCACACGGAGCTTTTAGATTTCCTAGTTGGTTG CTACAAGAAGTCGGACCTTGCACAGAACTGTGGTATTATGGTGAGAGAATGCGTAAAACATCCAACCCTTGCAAA ATATATCTTGGAATCTGATAGCTTTGAGCTGTTTTTCGAGTATGTTGAGCTGCCGAACTTCGACATTGCTTCTGATGCTCTAAGCACCTTCAAG GATTTGCTTACCAAACATGAAACTGTTGTGTCTGTGTTCTTGAGCTCCCACTACGAGCAG TTCTTCGAACGCTACACAAGGATCTTAACATCAAGTAATTATGTAACAAGGCGTCAGTCGGTGAAG TTCCTTTCAGAATTTCTATTGGAGGCTTCAAACTCTAAAATAATGAAGCGATACATTCAGGAAGTTCGTTTCCTAAATATTATGATTGGTCTACTGAAG GATTCAAGCAAAAACATCAGAATATGTGCCTTCCACGTTTTTAAG GTGTTTGTTGCCAATCCAAACAAGCCTCGTGGTATTATTGAAGCTTTGCGAGATAATCGCAGAGAATTGTTGAAACTACTCCACGGTCTTCctgcaagtaaag GCGAAGATGAACTTGACGAGGAGAGAGACATGATCATTCAGAAAATCGAGAATTTGTAA
- the LOC123445004 gene encoding skin secretory protein xP2-like — protein sequence MQMNNKEPAADGKPPTTICSRIQRAFHARPVFGPLRRLTGQPHDGGAAPTGVPGGAPPPIVLPARAPAPSPAGKAPAPTAAPVILPAAPQKPAAAKGGDKHGQVHGSTPTVTATTSKVAEKAAGGIPVPVPPPAVMAGKPSADAKAEAGDKAQQTKGKIRVSSRVRKALASSK from the coding sequence ATGCAGATGAACAACAAGGAGCCGGCCGCCGACGGCAAGCCGCCGACCACCATCTGTAGCAGGATTCAGAGAGCCTTCCACGCCCGACCGGTCTTCGGGCCTCTTCGCCGCCTCACGGGCCAACCCCACGACGGCGGAGCTGCCCCTACCGGGGTACCAGGGGGAGCGCCGCCACCGATTGTGTTGCCGGCGCGTGCACCGGCGCCATCTCCAGCAGGCAAAGCTCCCGCACCTACGGCCGCACCGGTGATCCTGCCCGCGGCGCCACAGAAACCGGCTGCTGCCAAGGGAGGTGACAAGCATGGCCAGGTCCACGGAAGCACTCCTACCGTCACGGCAACCACGAGCAAGGTTGCGGAGAAGGCGGCAGGGGGAATTCCGGTACCGGTGCCACCTCCGGCAGTCATGGCTGGAAAGCCGTCAGCGGACGCCAAGGCTGAGGCTGGGGACAAAGCGCAGCAGACGAAGGGGAAGATCAGGGTGAGCTCCAGGGTCCGCAAGGCCTTAGCCTCATCCAAGTAG